Proteins found in one Acinetobacter sp. XH1741 genomic segment:
- a CDS encoding arginyltransferase, producing MKSYHPKSLLNDLQYYITPPHDCSYLENKSARMVFLDPIHRIDVVTLSELSRLGFRRSGDFVYRPECHLCRQCLSCRVPVADFQMNSMQKKAWKRNQDLTMTVLPTRQAAQIHYDLYERYINERHADGDMFPPSLDQFEKFLVHSCTDSFFLELWKDNRLISVSTCDLMDDGLSAVYTFFDPDEHRRSLGVYSILNQIEYVKSLGLEYLYLGYWVPHSAKMNYKSQYTPLELLLDGQWRRLNRSLSLEEIHQLGNSLMTTLPSEWNNLIIK from the coding sequence ATGAAATCATATCACCCGAAGTCCCTTTTAAATGATCTGCAATATTATATTACTCCACCTCACGATTGCAGCTATTTAGAAAATAAGTCAGCACGTATGGTCTTTTTAGACCCAATTCATCGCATCGATGTTGTAACTTTATCTGAGCTATCTCGTTTAGGATTTCGTCGTAGTGGTGACTTTGTTTACCGTCCTGAATGTCATTTATGCAGACAGTGTTTATCTTGTCGTGTGCCTGTTGCCGACTTCCAAATGAACAGCATGCAAAAAAAAGCTTGGAAGCGAAATCAAGACCTGACTATGACGGTTCTGCCAACCCGACAAGCTGCGCAAATACATTATGATCTATATGAACGTTACATTAACGAGCGCCATGCTGATGGCGATATGTTTCCACCAAGTTTAGATCAATTTGAAAAATTTCTGGTTCATAGCTGTACAGATAGCTTTTTTCTAGAACTATGGAAAGACAATCGTCTTATTAGCGTTTCTACCTGTGACCTAATGGACGATGGATTATCTGCGGTCTATACATTCTTTGACCCAGATGAACACCGCCGATCTCTAGGTGTTTATTCGATTCTGAATCAAATCGAATACGTAAAATCACTTGGTTTAGAATATCTTTATTTAGGGTATTGGGTCCCCCACTCAGCCAAGATGAATTATAAATCTCAATATACTCCGCTAGAACTTTTACTCGATGGCCAATGGCGCCGCTTAAACAGATCACTATCGCTCGAAGAGATACATCAATTAGGCAATTCACTTATGACAACATTACCTTCTGAGTGGAATAATTTAATTATTAAATAA
- the aat gene encoding leucyl/phenylalanyl-tRNA--protein transferase, with the protein MNKLPLSKYIFPDPEEADPDGHGLICIGADLSPSTLYEAYTHGLFPWFNEDEPICWWSPEPRCVIYPQNYKPSKSLIRNMKKYDYTITVNRAFEQVIRSCSLPRSYANETWISEDIIQGYCAMFDAGYGYSVEVWQEEQLVGGLYGITIGKGCFGESMFSTQTDVSKMAFYTLMLIGQENQLPWVDCQLVNSHLISLGACTLSRQDYLKSLQDVIIHPSINWKKYQERVFSSKTIALNAKLME; encoded by the coding sequence ATGAACAAACTACCTCTATCTAAATATATTTTTCCAGATCCAGAGGAAGCCGATCCAGATGGTCATGGTCTAATTTGTATTGGTGCTGACCTCTCCCCTTCTACGCTCTATGAAGCATATACCCACGGACTTTTCCCGTGGTTTAATGAAGATGAGCCTATTTGTTGGTGGAGCCCTGAACCACGCTGCGTGATTTATCCTCAAAACTATAAACCAAGTAAATCGCTCATTCGGAACATGAAAAAGTATGATTACACCATTACGGTAAATCGTGCTTTTGAACAGGTCATCCGCTCATGTTCACTCCCTCGAAGCTATGCCAACGAAACTTGGATTAGCGAAGATATTATTCAGGGTTATTGTGCCATGTTTGATGCAGGTTATGGCTATAGCGTAGAAGTCTGGCAAGAAGAACAACTGGTGGGTGGCTTATATGGAATTACCATCGGTAAGGGTTGTTTTGGCGAGTCTATGTTTAGTACCCAAACCGATGTTTCTAAAATGGCTTTTTATACATTAATGTTGATCGGACAAGAAAATCAGCTTCCATGGGTCGACTGCCAACTTGTAAATAGTCACTTAATTAGCCTTGGAGCTTGTACACTTTCTCGGCAGGACTACCTTAAATCGTTACAAGATGTAATTATTCACCCATCTATCAATTGGAAAAAGTATCAAGAACGTGTATTTTCAAGTAAAACAATAGCATTAAATGCAAAGTTAATGGAATGA
- the trxB gene encoding thioredoxin-disulfide reductase: MSARHSRLIILGSGPAGYSAAVYAARANLKPTLIAGLQLGGQLTTTTEVDNWPGDPEGLTGPALMDRMQAHAERFGTELVYDHINEVDLSVRPFVLKGDMDEYTCDALIIATGATAQYLGLESEQKFMGQGVSACATCDGFFYKNQNVMVVGGGNTAVEEALYLSNIAEHVTLVHRRDSLRSEKILQDHLFAKEKEGKISIVWNHEVEEVLGDNTGVTGVRLKSTKDESKQDVQVQGLFVAIGHKPNTGMFEGQLNLRDGYIQVQSGTSGNATATSVAGVFAAGDVADSIYRQAITSAGSGCMAALDAEKYLDNL; encoded by the coding sequence ATGAGTGCTCGTCATTCTCGGTTAATTATTCTCGGTTCTGGCCCTGCTGGTTATAGTGCAGCTGTTTATGCAGCACGTGCAAATCTTAAACCAACACTTATTGCAGGTTTACAGCTTGGCGGCCAACTTACAACAACAACCGAAGTTGACAACTGGCCGGGCGATCCTGAAGGTTTAACAGGTCCTGCTTTAATGGACCGCATGCAAGCACATGCTGAACGCTTCGGTACTGAACTCGTCTATGACCATATTAATGAAGTGGACTTAAGTGTACGTCCTTTCGTTCTTAAAGGTGATATGGATGAGTACACTTGTGATGCGCTCATTATTGCAACTGGTGCTACAGCTCAATATCTTGGTTTAGAGTCTGAACAAAAATTTATGGGCCAAGGCGTGAGCGCTTGTGCAACATGTGACGGTTTCTTCTATAAGAACCAAAACGTTATGGTTGTCGGTGGTGGTAATACAGCGGTTGAAGAAGCGCTTTATTTATCAAATATTGCTGAACATGTAACCCTTGTTCACCGCCGTGATTCTTTACGCTCTGAAAAGATTTTGCAAGATCACTTATTTGCTAAAGAAAAAGAAGGCAAAATCAGTATCGTTTGGAACCATGAAGTTGAAGAAGTTCTTGGCGACAATACTGGTGTAACAGGTGTTCGCTTAAAATCTACAAAAGATGAAAGCAAACAAGATGTACAAGTTCAAGGCTTATTCGTTGCCATTGGTCACAAGCCAAACACTGGAATGTTTGAAGGCCAGTTAAACTTACGTGATGGCTATATTCAAGTACAAAGTGGTACTTCAGGTAATGCAACAGCAACTTCTGTAGCAGGTGTTTTTGCTGCGGGTGATGTTGCTGACAGTATCTACCGTCAAGCGATTACTTCAGCTGGTTCAGGCTGTATGGCAGCATTAGATGCAGAAAAATATCTAGATAACCTTTAA
- a CDS encoding DNA translocase FtsK 4TM domain-containing protein encodes MTAVSSVYAQRLLMTLFLVSFGIYMFLATVTYTPFDPGWMHISSDTQQVSNASGIAGAWIADLLFGFLGWASLLIPIFLFVEAIQVWWPHSFLNRPFRYAAQFFLILVVSSLLYLHWNVPADTLDNAAGGIIGYELGQSLSQLLTIYGATLFLLVFGVVLFTLAFGVQWSKTWVTLKAMPSYLQDLFYKNVSPNESAYDLTTQPANKTAAVKVAEMPKVETATEAENIQPEKTQSKVKSTRHDEMAERLFADVLAKEQSQPETVEEKQTSQPENFERTLEQAQQLKKDSERLVATGEVWRALQRDDASHKQEIDALLRAADDSNDQAPTHEQFQETVYQAKQNQAQPSNIHQGLDWNDDEIFDELLAAVPNSKTATDVHTPFVQDHHVEPVVAPQVSHTSVEASVPVSNLNQSPKNLSNEQVFDDFDDLLIDEDIAQVAQPARASSYAQSSAFVKAPIQTTIGAEKLSKEEFIEAWQETAGKPEDELDDEFDFDAPLTDASGRPMSRAMQVAKKRLDLPTLPGFELLDKVDPNKKVNFTEEQLSRLSELLEIKLQEFNVKAQVVEAQPGPVVTRFELDLAPGVKASKVTNISRDLARSMSMASVRVVEVIPGKPYIGIEVPNSAREMVRLIELLETPTYRDPSALISMAMGKDISGNPVLTDLAKAPHMLVAGTTGSGKSVAVNSMILSMLLKYTPDQLRLILIDPKQLELANYNDIPHLLTPVVTDMKDAVSALNWCVNEMERRYKLMSFLKIRKLSDYNRKVEEAIANGEDLIDPTWKPSDSATQERAPRLTPLPSIVIVADEFADMIMQVGKKAEEMITRLAQKSRAAGIHLLLATQRPSVDVITGLIKANIPTRVALRVNSKIDSRTILDAGGAEDLLGHGDMLFLGPGKIEPERVHGAFISDDEVNRICDAWRERGEPDYVDEILTPYDEEPTSRGFEEGEGGSDRDALYDQCVSFVLETRKASTSSLQRKFSLGYNRAARIIDQMEENGIVSAMGANGKRDILV; translated from the coding sequence ATGACTGCGGTGTCAAGTGTTTATGCACAGCGCTTATTGATGACATTATTCTTGGTCTCTTTTGGTATTTATATGTTTCTGGCGACAGTAACATATACGCCATTTGATCCGGGCTGGATGCATATTTCAAGTGATACTCAGCAAGTATCCAATGCGAGTGGTATTGCCGGTGCATGGATTGCAGATTTGCTGTTTGGCTTTTTAGGTTGGGCAAGTTTACTTATTCCAATTTTCCTGTTTGTTGAAGCCATCCAAGTCTGGTGGCCGCATAGCTTTCTAAATCGTCCATTCCGTTATGCTGCTCAATTCTTCTTAATTCTTGTTGTGTCGAGTTTGCTTTACTTACACTGGAATGTGCCTGCAGATACTTTAGATAATGCGGCAGGCGGGATTATTGGTTATGAATTGGGGCAAAGCCTGTCTCAACTTTTAACGATTTATGGTGCGACACTATTTCTGCTCGTATTTGGAGTGGTGCTGTTCACTTTGGCATTTGGGGTACAGTGGAGCAAAACTTGGGTTACGCTCAAAGCGATGCCAAGTTATTTGCAAGATTTGTTTTATAAAAACGTATCTCCGAATGAATCTGCTTATGACTTAACAACTCAGCCTGCAAATAAAACAGCAGCAGTAAAAGTTGCAGAGATGCCTAAAGTGGAAACTGCCACTGAAGCGGAAAATATACAACCTGAAAAAACTCAATCTAAAGTTAAGTCTACAAGACATGATGAAATGGCAGAGCGTTTATTTGCTGATGTTTTAGCGAAAGAACAAAGCCAGCCTGAAACTGTTGAAGAAAAGCAAACTTCTCAGCCAGAAAACTTTGAACGTACACTTGAGCAAGCTCAACAGCTTAAAAAAGATAGTGAGCGTTTAGTGGCGACAGGTGAAGTTTGGCGTGCCCTGCAACGTGATGATGCAAGTCATAAACAAGAAATTGATGCACTGTTAAGAGCTGCTGACGATTCAAATGATCAAGCTCCAACTCATGAGCAGTTTCAAGAAACTGTTTACCAAGCTAAACAAAATCAAGCTCAGCCATCGAATATCCATCAAGGGTTAGATTGGAATGATGATGAGATTTTTGATGAATTACTTGCCGCAGTTCCAAACAGTAAAACAGCAACTGATGTACATACGCCGTTTGTACAAGACCATCATGTTGAACCAGTAGTAGCACCGCAAGTTTCTCATACATCAGTTGAAGCCTCTGTACCTGTATCAAATTTAAATCAGTCACCTAAAAATTTATCAAATGAACAAGTGTTCGATGACTTTGATGATTTATTGATTGATGAGGATATTGCTCAGGTAGCTCAACCAGCCCGAGCAAGTAGCTATGCCCAATCTTCAGCATTTGTAAAAGCACCTATTCAAACAACAATTGGTGCAGAGAAGCTTTCGAAAGAAGAGTTTATTGAAGCTTGGCAAGAAACTGCTGGAAAGCCGGAAGATGAGCTTGATGATGAATTTGATTTTGATGCACCATTAACTGATGCATCAGGCCGACCAATGTCTCGTGCAATGCAAGTGGCTAAGAAACGTTTAGATTTGCCGACCTTACCGGGCTTTGAATTGCTTGATAAAGTTGACCCAAACAAAAAAGTGAACTTTACCGAAGAGCAGCTTTCTCGTTTGTCTGAATTGCTTGAGATCAAATTACAAGAGTTTAATGTTAAAGCTCAGGTTGTTGAAGCTCAGCCAGGCCCAGTTGTTACACGTTTTGAACTAGACTTAGCTCCGGGTGTTAAAGCATCTAAAGTGACTAATATTTCCCGTGACTTGGCGCGTTCAATGTCTATGGCTTCAGTACGTGTTGTGGAAGTTATTCCGGGTAAACCATATATTGGTATTGAAGTACCAAATAGTGCCCGTGAAATGGTGCGTTTGATTGAACTATTAGAAACGCCAACATATCGTGATCCAAGTGCGCTCATTAGCATGGCAATGGGTAAAGATATTTCAGGTAATCCAGTATTAACAGATTTAGCCAAAGCACCACACATGTTAGTTGCAGGTACAACCGGTTCAGGTAAATCAGTTGCAGTTAACTCGATGATTTTATCGATGTTGCTTAAATATACGCCTGATCAGTTACGTTTAATTTTAATTGACCCTAAACAGCTTGAATTGGCTAACTACAACGATATTCCGCATTTATTAACACCTGTAGTAACTGACATGAAAGATGCAGTTAGTGCATTAAACTGGTGTGTAAATGAAATGGAGCGTCGTTATAAGCTCATGTCATTCTTGAAAATTCGTAAGTTAAGTGACTACAACCGAAAAGTTGAAGAAGCGATTGCGAATGGGGAAGACTTGATTGATCCAACTTGGAAACCAAGTGACTCAGCAACACAAGAGCGTGCCCCTCGTTTAACACCATTACCATCAATTGTGATTGTGGCCGATGAATTCGCCGACATGATCATGCAGGTAGGTAAGAAAGCAGAGGAAATGATTACGCGTTTGGCACAAAAGTCTCGTGCTGCGGGTATTCATCTTTTACTTGCAACTCAACGTCCATCGGTAGATGTCATTACTGGTCTTATTAAAGCCAATATTCCAACGCGTGTAGCTTTACGTGTAAACAGTAAAATTGACTCACGTACTATTTTGGATGCAGGTGGTGCAGAAGACTTGTTAGGTCATGGTGATATGCTGTTCTTAGGACCAGGTAAAATTGAGCCTGAACGTGTACATGGTGCATTTATTAGTGATGATGAAGTGAACCGTATTTGTGATGCATGGCGTGAACGCGGTGAACCGGACTATGTAGATGAGATCTTAACGCCATATGATGAAGAACCTACTTCTCGTGGCTTTGAAGAGGGTGAGGGTGGTTCAGACCGTGATGCACTTTATGATCAATGTGTATCGTTTGTCTTAGAAACTAGAAAAGCTTCTACATCTTCATTACAGCGTAAGTTTAGTCTTGGTTATAACCGGGCTGCCCGTATTATCGACCAAATGGAAGAGAACGGCATTGTGAGCGCTATGGGCGCTAATGGTAAGCGCGATATTTTGGTTTAA
- the rhtC gene encoding threonine export protein RhtC, translated as MLVALITLAFIHFCALITPGPDFFLVSQTAVSRSRREAMLVVAGITVGVMFWASLALMGLNIIFEKMAWLKQGLLIAGGLYLCWLGYQMLRSAFSKNQPEEVTAVELPKAPYLFFMKGLLTNLSNPKAVIYFGSVFSLFLANPQLDQVHWLLFIIVSVETILWFCFVTFIFSLPSFRVAYRNFSKWIDGISGGIFTVFGIFLIGNR; from the coding sequence ATGTTAGTCGCGTTAATTACGTTAGCTTTTATTCATTTTTGTGCGCTTATTACCCCTGGGCCTGATTTTTTTCTGGTATCACAGACCGCAGTGAGCCGATCTCGCAGAGAAGCCATGTTGGTTGTTGCAGGAATAACAGTTGGCGTTATGTTTTGGGCATCTTTAGCGCTGATGGGCTTAAATATTATTTTTGAAAAAATGGCTTGGTTAAAGCAAGGTTTACTCATCGCAGGTGGTTTGTACCTGTGTTGGTTAGGCTATCAAATGTTGCGTTCGGCATTTTCAAAAAATCAGCCGGAAGAGGTTACAGCTGTTGAGTTGCCTAAAGCACCGTATTTATTTTTTATGAAGGGCTTGCTGACCAATTTATCAAATCCGAAAGCTGTGATTTATTTTGGTAGTGTGTTCTCTTTATTTTTAGCAAATCCTCAACTTGATCAAGTGCATTGGCTGCTTTTTATTATTGTGTCAGTTGAAACGATTTTATGGTTCTGCTTTGTGACTTTTATTTTCTCATTACCAAGTTTCAGAGTGGCTTACCGTAATTTCTCGAAATGGATTGATGGTATTTCAGGTGGTATTTTTACCGTGTTCGGTATTTTCCTGATTGGAAATCGATAA
- a CDS encoding PA4642 family protein — MALSQPATFNEEWSDERVFAYLNQLPPNGVNADFHVLYHAFKHMRPNDYERLLTKFVADGRDINATSPEGERIHDVIAKFPRQSAPFLEVLAKFA; from the coding sequence ATGGCATTATCACAGCCAGCAACTTTCAATGAAGAATGGTCCGATGAGCGTGTTTTTGCCTACCTCAACCAACTTCCTCCAAATGGTGTGAACGCAGATTTTCACGTGCTCTACCATGCATTCAAACATATGCGTCCGAATGACTATGAACGTCTTTTGACTAAATTTGTTGCAGATGGTCGAGATATCAATGCAACAAGTCCTGAAGGTGAACGCATTCATGACGTAATTGCTAAGTTTCCACGTCAATCAGCACCGTTTTTAGAAGTTTTAGCAAAGTTTGCTTAA
- the minE gene encoding cell division topological specificity factor MinE yields the protein MAGFWSKLFSSEEKPTSAQTAKDRLKVIVASEQGLGRRLSQDKIDQMKKEIMQVVSRYVSGVGEQHIQMQVRSEANIEMLEMNINLPEER from the coding sequence ATGGCAGGATTCTGGAGTAAATTATTTAGCAGTGAAGAAAAACCAACAAGTGCTCAAACTGCCAAAGATCGTTTAAAAGTTATTGTTGCATCAGAACAAGGTCTAGGCCGTCGTCTAAGCCAAGACAAGATTGACCAAATGAAGAAAGAAATCATGCAGGTGGTTAGTCGCTATGTAAGCGGTGTAGGCGAACAGCATATCCAAATGCAAGTTCGTTCTGAAGCAAATATCGAAATGTTAGAAATGAATATCAATTTACCTGAAGAACGATAA
- the minD gene encoding septum site-determining protein MinD, whose product MAKIVVVTSGKGGVGKTTTSASFATGLALRGHKTVVIDFDVGLRNLDLIMGCERRVVYDFVNVINNEARLQQALIRDKDIENLYILPASQTRDKDALSDEGVARVIDELAQEFDYIICDSPAGIERGAILAMYHADEAIIVTNPEISSVRDSDRIIGMLDSKTKKVEHNEGRIRKHLCITRFNPERADRQEMLTIDDISKDILRVPTLGVIPECPSVLQASNEGKPVILYSETKAGQAYDDLVARFLGEDRPYRHITAQPKGWLARLFGA is encoded by the coding sequence GTGGCCAAAATTGTTGTCGTAACATCAGGCAAAGGTGGTGTAGGTAAAACTACAACGAGTGCATCTTTTGCAACAGGTTTAGCCCTTCGTGGTCATAAAACTGTTGTGATTGACTTTGATGTAGGCTTACGTAACCTTGATTTAATTATGGGGTGTGAGCGTCGTGTTGTTTATGATTTCGTTAATGTAATTAATAATGAAGCACGTCTGCAACAAGCCCTTATTCGCGATAAAGATATCGAAAACCTTTACATTTTGCCGGCTTCACAAACCCGTGATAAAGATGCTTTGAGCGACGAAGGTGTTGCTCGTGTAATTGATGAGCTTGCTCAAGAATTTGATTACATTATTTGTGATTCACCTGCGGGGATCGAGCGTGGTGCGATTTTAGCAATGTACCATGCAGATGAAGCAATCATTGTGACAAACCCTGAAATTTCTTCAGTACGTGACTCTGACCGCATCATCGGAATGTTAGACAGCAAAACTAAAAAAGTTGAACACAACGAAGGACGTATACGTAAGCATTTATGTATTACACGTTTTAACCCTGAACGTGCTGACCGTCAGGAAATGCTGACGATTGATGATATTTCTAAAGATATTTTACGCGTACCGACATTAGGTGTTATTCCAGAATGTCCAAGTGTATTACAAGCATCAAACGAAGGTAAGCCAGTTATTCTGTATTCAGAAACTAAAGCTGGACAAGCGTATGATGACTTGGTTGCTCGCTTTCTTGGCGAAGACCGCCCTTATCGACACATCACAGCTCAACCTAAAGGCTGGTTAGCACGACTATTTGGAGCGTAG
- the minC gene encoding septum site-determining protein MinC: protein MADIRITGRMVNFSRITFDTNDHDVIRQQLSNILNEGSYQGTVVIIDSTVEQELIALIQLLVSLGLQPMAVIDGILGDEARAIQFPVLPADQPLQRIKATAEQVAIVEKPAPAQASPETKKPLNNNAVAHITSYHDEILRTGQSLVQDQGDIILKAGMNSGSEVIASGNIHIYGTVRGRVIAGAGGHAAARIFCQSLEAELVSIAGTYCVADDIPKHVVKKPVHIYLNEKQELEFEALEL from the coding sequence ATGGCTGATATCCGGATTACCGGCAGAATGGTTAACTTTAGCAGGATAACCTTCGATACGAATGATCATGATGTGATCCGCCAGCAATTATCAAATATTCTAAATGAAGGTTCCTATCAAGGAACTGTCGTTATTATAGATAGTACTGTTGAGCAAGAGCTAATTGCCTTGATTCAGCTGTTAGTGAGCTTAGGTTTACAACCTATGGCAGTCATTGACGGTATATTAGGTGATGAAGCCCGTGCTATTCAATTCCCTGTGTTACCGGCAGATCAACCATTACAACGCATTAAGGCAACTGCCGAGCAAGTTGCAATTGTAGAGAAACCAGCACCTGCACAAGCTTCACCAGAAACAAAAAAACCACTAAATAATAATGCAGTTGCCCATATTACCTCTTATCATGATGAAATTTTGCGTACAGGCCAATCTCTTGTACAAGATCAAGGCGATATTATTTTAAAAGCTGGCATGAATAGTGGTTCTGAAGTGATTGCTTCAGGAAATATACATATTTATGGCACGGTTCGTGGTAGAGTCATTGCTGGTGCGGGTGGGCACGCTGCTGCACGTATTTTTTGCCAATCTTTAGAGGCTGAACTCGTTTCCATTGCCGGAACATATTGTGTCGCAGATGATATCCCTAAACATGTGGTAAAAAAGCCAGTACATATTTATTTAAATGAAAAGCAAGAGCTTGAATTTGAAGCTCTAGAACTTTAG
- a CDS encoding preprotein translocase subunit SecA translates to MQNSTEKPAKYHHRDSSSISFKLFLIYDIFMVFIIIFNLFCLAANFFLMSSIGAWFFEHIHLSQVLTFYKTYLHPWVITTEAWFIGFLITEFLVRWGISIVYKHHKRWFFFPFIHGYEILAIIPQLRFLRLFRAGIIAYRLYELGYPIIPESWRKNGLFYYRVVMEELSDRVVITVIDGIRNELQTSSSHKQIIHELVNHHREQFTITLTSILQESLATALKEQKPAITKGVGQIVDQAIENTPELTQLLRLIPLVGGRIEQQIQSIGQRLGENISAGLIEPLIEGSKEQPNATYQLISEKISNININNRELEQLVESVVFESLEAIRKQVKVKQWQQMLAERDRIKE, encoded by the coding sequence ATGCAAAACAGTACCGAAAAACCAGCAAAATATCACCATAGGGACTCAAGCAGCATTTCATTTAAGCTGTTTTTGATTTATGACATCTTTATGGTGTTTATTATTATTTTCAATCTGTTCTGTCTTGCAGCAAATTTCTTTTTAATGAGCAGTATTGGGGCATGGTTTTTTGAACACATTCACTTGTCCCAAGTACTCACCTTTTATAAAACTTATTTGCACCCTTGGGTGATTACGACTGAAGCTTGGTTTATTGGTTTTTTAATTACCGAGTTTCTTGTCCGCTGGGGCATCTCTATTGTTTATAAGCACCATAAGCGCTGGTTTTTCTTTCCATTCATTCACGGGTATGAAATTTTAGCCATCATTCCACAATTACGTTTTTTACGTTTATTTCGCGCTGGTATTATCGCATACCGTCTATATGAATTAGGCTATCCTATTATTCCGGAAAGCTGGAGAAAAAACGGTCTATTTTACTACCGCGTTGTTATGGAAGAGTTATCTGACCGTGTTGTTATTACCGTAATTGACGGTATTCGAAATGAACTCCAAACCAGTTCAAGTCATAAGCAAATTATTCACGAGCTGGTAAATCACCATCGTGAACAATTTACCATTACCCTCACCTCTATTTTACAAGAATCGTTGGCTACAGCTTTAAAAGAACAAAAACCAGCAATCACAAAAGGTGTTGGACAAATTGTTGATCAAGCCATAGAAAATACACCTGAACTCACTCAGTTATTACGTTTAATTCCTTTAGTCGGCGGTCGTATCGAACAACAAATTCAAAGTATTGGTCAACGACTCGGTGAAAATATTAGTGCAGGTTTAATCGAACCTTTAATTGAAGGTTCAAAAGAACAGCCCAATGCAACTTATCAATTAATTTCAGAAAAGATTAGTAATATAAATATTAATAACCGCGAGCTTGAACAACTTGTTGAGTCTGTCGTATTCGAAAGTCTTGAAGCAATTCGTAAACAAGTTAAAGTCAAACAGTGGCAACAAATGCTTGCGGAGCGTGATCGAATCAAAGAATAA
- a CDS encoding acyltransferase: MSTAPNKQSALKKITRGLTVGTVITGSTFFHGPPVLALGLTKLLKKSSKIDETNIQITNSWLGVNNWLIDHVLPNLKWDITIDEGLDLSMQGRYLMTCNHQSWVDTTVNQYFGLTRMPLTRFFTKWELIFIPFVGQAFKILGFPMMKRHTKEQIAKNPELKDRDMMEARKACEQLLSQPFTLLNYLEGTRFTQEKHDQQNSPYKHLLKPKAGGLALALNILGDKIDALVDMTIVYPDGVPGYGEFWLGDVSQIAVNLRKIEIPDWVLGGNYEDDPVYRERFQQWVHELWTEKDQLIEQMKARYTTSTH; encoded by the coding sequence ATGTCAACTGCACCCAATAAGCAATCTGCGCTAAAAAAAATTACACGTGGACTCACTGTAGGTACAGTCATCACAGGTAGTACTTTTTTTCATGGACCACCTGTATTGGCTTTAGGTTTGACTAAGTTATTAAAAAAATCTTCTAAAATTGATGAAACCAATATTCAAATTACAAATAGCTGGCTGGGTGTCAATAACTGGCTCATTGATCATGTTTTACCTAATTTAAAGTGGGACATTACGATCGATGAAGGTCTTGATTTGAGTATGCAAGGCCGTTACTTAATGACATGTAACCACCAAAGTTGGGTTGATACCACTGTAAACCAATACTTCGGTTTAACCCGTATGCCACTGACCCGCTTTTTTACAAAGTGGGAACTCATTTTTATTCCTTTCGTTGGTCAAGCCTTTAAAATTTTAGGCTTTCCAATGATGAAGCGTCATACCAAAGAGCAAATTGCGAAAAATCCCGAACTCAAAGATCGTGACATGATGGAAGCACGTAAAGCGTGTGAACAGCTCTTAAGCCAACCTTTTACGTTATTAAACTATTTGGAAGGTACCCGTTTTACTCAAGAGAAACATGATCAACAAAATTCGCCATATAAACATTTATTAAAACCTAAAGCAGGCGGATTGGCGCTGGCTCTAAATATTTTGGGCGACAAAATTGATGCTCTGGTTGATATGACGATTGTTTATCCTGACGGTGTGCCGGGTTATGGCGAATTCTGGTTAGGCGATGTTTCACAAATTGCGGTAAATCTTCGTAAAATTGAAATACCGGACTGGGTACTCGGCGGTAACTATGAAGATGACCCAGTTTACCGTGAACGTTTTCAACAATGGGTACATGAGCTTTGGACTGAGAAAGATCAACTCATCGAACAAATGAAAGCTCGATATACTACTTCAACTCATTAA